The proteins below come from a single Vicinamibacterales bacterium genomic window:
- the glmS gene encoding glutamine--fructose-6-phosphate transaminase (isomerizing), whose protein sequence is MCGIIGYVGSKPALPVILDGLRRLEYRGYDSAGIALVREGKLERQRSAGKLAHFEETLNLESANGDYGLGHTRWATHGRPTEENAHPHVDCKSRLVVVHNGIIENYLELKQKLERDGHTFVSETDTETIAHLVESEMRDDGLAAAVQRSLSALRGLFALVLISVDDPGTIVAARSGPPIVIGVGDGEYLVASDIPGVLSHTRDVIFLGDHEMAVVRRDGATFTDFEGNPRALKPQHVAWDAVMAEKAGYKHFMQKEIFEQPDGIQETLLGRTSLETGDVFPGELGISEDILRTIDRVAIVACGTSWHAGLVGKFLFEQLARLPVDVDYGSESRYRDPIIDSRSLTVVITQSGETADTLAALREARDRGAHTIAICNVVGSMVTREAEGTVYTHAGPEIGVASTKAFTSQLIALHLLALHLARLRGTLTSEAARPHLQALAQLPRLVEETLKLNPIIEQLAGRFYEQSDFLYIGRGINYPIALEGALKLKEISYIHAEGYPAGEMKHGPIALIEENVPVVALAPHDHVFEKMTSNIAEAKARGGAIIALTDGEPNVLGQMLDRSNDHILTVPSTHPLLTPVLMVVPLQLLAYHIAVRRGCDVDQPRNLAKSVTVE, encoded by the coding sequence ATGTGCGGCATTATCGGCTACGTTGGCTCAAAACCTGCTCTGCCTGTGATTCTCGACGGGCTGCGGCGGCTGGAGTACCGCGGTTACGATTCCGCGGGAATTGCATTGGTCCGTGAAGGGAAGCTTGAACGCCAGCGCTCAGCCGGGAAATTGGCACACTTTGAAGAGACCCTCAATCTGGAGTCCGCCAACGGGGACTACGGCTTGGGACATACCCGATGGGCGACGCACGGGCGACCGACCGAAGAGAACGCCCATCCGCATGTCGATTGTAAGAGCCGGCTGGTAGTTGTCCATAACGGCATCATCGAAAATTACCTCGAACTGAAGCAGAAACTCGAGCGGGATGGGCACACGTTCGTTAGTGAGACTGACACTGAGACGATCGCGCACCTAGTGGAGAGCGAAATGCGCGATGACGGTCTTGCAGCTGCGGTGCAACGATCCCTCTCGGCTCTCCGTGGTCTGTTCGCTCTGGTGCTCATCTCGGTTGACGACCCCGGCACCATCGTTGCTGCCCGTAGTGGGCCTCCGATTGTCATCGGCGTGGGCGACGGGGAATACCTAGTGGCGTCGGACATTCCTGGCGTGCTTAGCCATACTCGGGATGTCATCTTTTTAGGCGATCACGAGATGGCAGTCGTGCGACGTGATGGAGCAACGTTTACAGATTTTGAGGGGAACCCGCGCGCACTCAAACCACAGCACGTCGCCTGGGACGCCGTGATGGCCGAAAAAGCTGGCTACAAGCACTTCATGCAGAAGGAGATCTTCGAACAGCCCGACGGGATCCAAGAAACCTTGCTCGGACGGACCTCCCTAGAAACTGGCGATGTTTTTCCTGGCGAGCTCGGCATTTCGGAGGATATCCTCCGAACCATCGACCGTGTCGCGATCGTGGCCTGCGGCACCTCCTGGCACGCAGGCCTCGTCGGGAAGTTTCTCTTCGAGCAACTCGCACGCCTCCCTGTCGATGTCGACTATGGCTCGGAATCCAGGTATCGCGACCCGATCATCGACAGTCGGAGCTTGACCGTTGTCATCACTCAATCCGGTGAAACGGCCGACACGCTGGCCGCGCTCCGCGAGGCCAGAGACCGGGGTGCACATACCATCGCGATTTGTAACGTCGTCGGCAGCATGGTGACACGCGAGGCCGAAGGCACGGTTTACACCCACGCCGGTCCAGAGATCGGGGTGGCATCAACCAAGGCCTTCACCTCCCAGCTGATCGCACTACATTTACTGGCGTTACACTTAGCGCGCCTGCGGGGGACCCTGACGTCAGAAGCTGCACGACCGCATCTTCAGGCTCTCGCGCAACTGCCCCGACTCGTTGAGGAAACGCTCAAGCTGAATCCGATTATTGAGCAACTTGCGGGCCGGTTCTATGAGCAGTCGGACTTTCTCTACATCGGCCGCGGCATTAATTACCCGATCGCATTAGAGGGCGCACTCAAGCTGAAAGAAATCTCGTATATTCACGCAGAAGGCTACCCAGCTGGTGAGATGAAGCATGGGCCGATTGCGCTCATCGAAGAGAACGTTCCAGTTGTCGCTCTGGCGCCGCATGATCACGTTTTCGAGAAAATGACGAGCAATATCGCCGAGGCCAAGGCTCGCGGCGGCGCGATTATCGCCTTGACCGATGGTGAACCGAACGTGCTTGGTCAAATGCTCGACCGGTCGAACGACCACATCCTAACGGTCCCCAGCACACACCCATTACTGACGCCCGTGCTGATGGTCGTGCCGTTGCAACTCCTTGCCTACCACATCGCTGTCCGCCGAGGCTGTGACGTCGACCAACCTCGCAACCTCGCCAAGAGCGTCACCGTCGAATGA
- the glmU gene encoding bifunctional UDP-N-acetylglucosamine diphosphorylase/glucosamine-1-phosphate N-acetyltransferase GlmU, protein MVDTHVLILAAGMGTRMKSAFPKVLHRVAGRPMIEYALRAISTLNVASTTVVVGCGAEQVQTAVRGWPGVRFVIQEPQLGTGHALMQSESALSGSDGTLVLLAGDVPMVRSATLQDLVAFHRDTDAAATVLTATVPRPFGYGRIVRSRGQITRIVEERDATPAQRNIREINSGIYALKLKPLFDALRQIASENAQDEYYLTDLISIYRRRKLVVETVSIEKAGEVRGINSRTELAEVGAVVRQKKNEELMAAGVTIEDPATTYVDADVTVGADTVLHPGVTLEGRTAIGTACEIHSGVRIVDSTIENDVTINNHCVITGARVATGARVGPFAHLRPDADIRRKVKIGNFVEVKHAVVGPGSKANHLAYLGDATVGENVNIGAGTIICNYDGTAKHQTVIEDGAFIGSDTQLIAPVTVGKGAYVASGSSITDDVPPGSLAVARGRQTIKEGWVKRKRRS, encoded by the coding sequence ATGGTTGACACGCACGTCTTGATCTTGGCGGCGGGTATGGGCACGCGCATGAAATCGGCGTTCCCAAAGGTTTTGCACCGCGTGGCCGGACGACCGATGATCGAGTACGCGCTTCGTGCCATTTCCACACTTAATGTTGCGTCGACTACGGTAGTTGTGGGTTGTGGAGCCGAACAGGTTCAAACAGCAGTGCGTGGGTGGCCCGGCGTGCGGTTTGTTATCCAAGAACCGCAACTCGGGACAGGTCACGCACTCATGCAGTCCGAATCGGCGCTCAGCGGCTCAGATGGCACCCTTGTCCTTTTGGCTGGCGACGTGCCCATGGTCCGCAGCGCCACACTGCAAGATCTAGTGGCATTCCATAGGGACACCGACGCAGCTGCCACAGTGCTCACCGCAACCGTGCCACGGCCGTTCGGCTATGGTCGAATCGTTCGGTCACGTGGGCAGATCACGCGCATCGTTGAAGAACGTGACGCAACACCGGCGCAGCGAAACATCCGTGAGATCAACAGCGGCATTTATGCACTCAAACTGAAACCGTTGTTTGACGCGCTTCGGCAGATCGCCTCGGAGAACGCGCAGGATGAGTATTACCTGACCGATCTCATTTCAATTTATCGGCGGCGGAAGCTAGTCGTTGAAACCGTTTCCATCGAGAAGGCAGGGGAGGTTCGCGGCATCAACAGCCGGACTGAACTGGCAGAAGTGGGGGCCGTCGTGAGACAAAAAAAGAACGAAGAATTAATGGCAGCCGGTGTGACGATCGAGGACCCGGCGACGACTTACGTCGACGCCGATGTAACCGTGGGCGCCGACACTGTGCTACACCCGGGAGTTACACTCGAGGGTCGGACGGCTATCGGCACCGCGTGCGAGATTCACAGTGGCGTACGGATTGTGGACTCAACGATTGAGAACGACGTGACGATCAACAATCACTGTGTGATCACTGGTGCCCGCGTGGCAACCGGCGCGCGCGTCGGCCCGTTTGCCCACCTGCGACCGGATGCTGATATTCGGCGTAAGGTCAAGATTGGTAATTTTGTTGAAGTGAAGCATGCTGTCGTAGGCCCCGGCTCAAAAGCCAATCATCTCGCCTACCTCGGCGATGCCACCGTAGGAGAGAACGTCAATATCGGTGCCGGTACAATCATTTGCAACTACGACGGCACCGCCAAACACCAAACCGTGATCGAGGATGGTGCATTTATTGGCAGCGACACCCAGCTCATCGCACCGGTGACGGTGGGGAAGGGCGCCTACGTTGCATCAGGGTCGTCAATCACGGATGACGTACCGCCTGGGTCGCTTGCGGTCGCGCGTGGTCGCCAGACTATCAAGGAGGGCTGGGTGAAACGGAAGCGTCGCTCTTGA
- the rsmI gene encoding 16S rRNA (cytidine(1402)-2'-O)-methyltransferase: MPGTLYVVATPIGNLEDFTLRAIRVLQEVHLIAAEDTRRTATLLRHYSISTPTTSFHAHNEQQKQASLLSKLEQGQLVALVSDAGTPTLSDPGTRLIAAAHTRGIRVEAVPGASAILTALVSSGMTTDQFLFAGFPPPKAKERTAWLERLADEPRPIVIFESPHRILKLLGHMRDIFGDREISLGRELTKKHEELVKGPISFVINKLTSIKGEFTLVISPSTPDKRKNQSVDKMLIYKEFCHLTDKKDLMRREAVLRLSRRHGMSSKAVYKAIEEAKKY; the protein is encoded by the coding sequence ATGCCCGGCACCCTCTACGTGGTCGCCACGCCCATCGGCAACCTTGAAGATTTCACGTTACGGGCGATCCGCGTCCTCCAAGAGGTCCACCTCATCGCGGCCGAGGACACCCGCCGCACTGCAACTCTACTTAGACATTACTCGATCTCGACTCCGACCACGAGCTTTCACGCGCACAACGAACAACAAAAACAGGCTTCCCTGCTCTCTAAGCTCGAACAGGGCCAACTGGTTGCACTGGTCTCGGATGCGGGCACTCCAACACTGTCTGACCCCGGAACACGACTCATCGCGGCTGCTCACACACGAGGTATTCGTGTGGAGGCTGTTCCTGGCGCCAGCGCTATTCTCACCGCATTGGTCTCATCAGGAATGACAACGGACCAGTTTCTTTTTGCAGGATTTCCACCTCCCAAGGCCAAAGAGAGAACGGCTTGGCTCGAGAGACTCGCAGACGAGCCTCGGCCGATCGTAATTTTTGAATCTCCTCACAGAATTCTCAAGTTATTAGGTCATATGAGAGATATATTCGGCGACAGAGAAATTAGTCTCGGTAGAGAACTCACAAAGAAACACGAGGAGTTGGTTAAAGGACCTATCTCATTTGTAATAAACAAGTTAACTTCTATCAAAGGTGAATTTACCCTCGTTATTAGCCCTTCTACTCCAGACAAAAGAAAAAATCAGTCAGTCGATAAGATGCTTATTTATAAGGAGTTCTGTCATTTAACAGATAAAAAGGACCTTATGAGAAGAGAGGCTGTTCTGAGGTTGTCTCGTAGACATGGAATGTCCTCTAAGGCAGTTTACAAGGCAATCGAAGAAGCAAAGAAATATTGA
- a CDS encoding DUF885 domain-containing protein, whose protein sequence is MYSGEPLSPFVENYLNYLYETQPTAAAFDGVHQYDDLLEDPSRTVLEGQGRELGGLVRQLAAVGKSGMTKTEQVEREMLTANIRARIFELENIRSWERNPQRHSEILATSLAGQVLFPYAPVGERARRILSKLKQTPRLIETARKTIQDPPGIFIREGITSLNGVVEFIEHDLPRALTSLDDMHLLSDLADASTEAVTAIHGYTEYLRNEVAPKARGSFRLGRENFDGKLELEEGVTLGADRLLAIAQRELRETQEEFRSVAGRLGGDVASALERLKQDHPSAATLVSTAQGQVTELAAFVERKGLVSVTDGEVPVVAPTPPFYRWTFASLWAPGPFEARPLPTYYYLTDVDPAWTPDRQEQHLRDFHIGALWAISMHETYPGHFLQHQHVCRIESKLRKSGLLASIGFIEGWAHYGEQVMIEAGFGGKDNHVKLGQLAEALIRLARLVVGIRLHVEDMSVEQGVRFFRDEAFMEEGSARREAERGTFDPGYVVYSLGKLMILKLRADYEAKHPSKFSLKTFHDRLLGNGNLPIWAHRRLMLGGNAGSALA, encoded by the coding sequence ATGTACTCAGGCGAACCGCTGTCACCGTTTGTTGAGAACTACCTGAATTACCTATACGAGACTCAGCCCACCGCCGCAGCCTTCGACGGTGTTCATCAATACGATGACCTTCTAGAGGATCCAAGCCGCACCGTACTTGAGGGACAGGGCCGTGAGTTGGGGGGACTGGTAAGACAGCTGGCTGCTGTTGGCAAGTCGGGGATGACGAAGACCGAACAGGTCGAGCGCGAAATGCTCACTGCCAACATCCGTGCAAGGATATTTGAACTTGAGAATATACGTTCATGGGAACGTAACCCACAGCGGCACTCCGAGATTCTCGCCACGAGCTTGGCGGGGCAGGTCTTGTTTCCCTACGCTCCGGTAGGGGAGCGCGCACGCCGCATTCTCTCGAAACTAAAACAAACGCCCCGGCTAATCGAAACGGCGAGGAAGACGATTCAAGATCCGCCGGGTATCTTCATTAGAGAAGGCATTACGTCGCTTAACGGGGTAGTCGAGTTCATTGAGCACGACCTACCACGAGCCCTGACCAGTCTGGACGACATGCATCTGTTAAGTGATCTCGCCGATGCGTCCACAGAAGCAGTTACAGCAATCCACGGCTACACCGAGTATCTACGCAACGAGGTGGCACCGAAGGCTCGAGGTTCGTTCCGGCTCGGCCGGGAAAACTTTGATGGAAAGCTTGAACTTGAAGAAGGCGTAACACTAGGTGCTGACCGCCTCCTCGCGATTGCACAGCGGGAACTCCGCGAGACCCAAGAAGAATTTCGCAGCGTCGCTGGGCGGCTTGGCGGGGATGTGGCATCGGCACTTGAACGTCTAAAACAGGATCATCCGTCTGCCGCCACGTTGGTGTCGACGGCCCAAGGTCAGGTGACGGAACTCGCCGCATTCGTAGAACGAAAGGGTCTCGTTTCCGTGACCGATGGCGAGGTGCCCGTGGTAGCTCCCACGCCACCCTTTTACCGGTGGACGTTTGCCAGCCTCTGGGCGCCGGGCCCCTTTGAGGCTAGACCGCTGCCGACCTACTACTACCTGACTGATGTCGACCCCGCTTGGACACCCGACCGCCAGGAGCAACATCTTCGCGATTTTCATATCGGAGCACTCTGGGCGATCTCGATGCACGAAACCTACCCCGGGCACTTTCTTCAGCACCAGCATGTGTGCCGGATCGAGTCGAAACTTCGCAAATCGGGACTTCTTGCGTCGATTGGGTTTATCGAGGGCTGGGCGCACTATGGCGAGCAGGTCATGATCGAGGCTGGGTTTGGTGGGAAGGATAATCACGTCAAGCTTGGTCAGCTCGCCGAGGCGCTAATTCGTCTCGCACGACTTGTTGTCGGTATCCGGTTGCATGTCGAAGATATGTCAGTCGAGCAGGGCGTACGATTCTTTCGTGACGAAGCGTTCATGGAAGAGGGGAGCGCACGCCGGGAAGCCGAGCGGGGCACCTTCGACCCTGGCTATGTTGTCTATTCGCTCGGCAAACTGATGATTCTTAAACTCAGGGCAGACTACGAAGCCAAACACCCGAGCAAGTTCTCTCTCAAGACCTTCCACGACCGTCTCCTTGGCAACGGGAACTTGCCGATTTGGGCGCATCGTCGCCTCATGCTCGGTGGTAATGCCGGGAGCGCGTTGGCGTGA
- the galU gene encoding UTP--glucose-1-phosphate uridylyltransferase GalU, translated as MPAERLRVLPTIRKAVFPAAGLGTRFLPATKAQPKEMLTLVDKPIIQYSVEEAAAAGIDHVVLVTGQGTKLVEDHFKINAELEALLESRGKGDLLAEVRNVPCPASISTVQQGEPLGLGHAVILAHELIGDEAFAVILSDDVIDATPPALRQLIDVYEKLDGPVVGVERVSADRISDYGIVDAEPVSNHAGVYRIHDMVEKPTREDSPSDLAIVGRYILTPDIFPILDTTPPDAQGEIQLTDALRQLLTGRPIYACEIDGVRHDTGSKLGFLRATAYFALKHPDLSDTFREYLCKVGVNRPAGN; from the coding sequence ATGCCCGCCGAGAGGTTACGCGTGTTGCCAACCATCCGCAAAGCAGTCTTTCCAGCCGCCGGTCTCGGAACCCGGTTCCTGCCGGCGACCAAGGCACAGCCAAAAGAGATGCTGACATTGGTTGATAAGCCAATTATTCAGTACAGCGTTGAAGAGGCCGCCGCCGCTGGCATTGACCATGTCGTCCTGGTGACCGGCCAGGGAACCAAGCTTGTCGAAGACCATTTCAAGATTAACGCCGAACTGGAGGCGCTACTCGAATCACGTGGCAAGGGGGACCTGCTCGCGGAGGTCCGGAATGTCCCCTGCCCCGCCAGCATCTCCACAGTCCAGCAGGGTGAGCCGTTGGGTCTGGGGCATGCCGTGATCTTGGCGCACGAGCTAATCGGCGACGAAGCATTCGCCGTTATTTTAAGCGACGATGTGATCGATGCCACCCCACCAGCGTTGCGTCAACTGATCGATGTCTACGAAAAGCTTGACGGCCCTGTTGTCGGGGTTGAACGAGTGTCTGCTGATCGGATTAGTGACTACGGGATCGTCGATGCCGAACCGGTTTCGAACCACGCCGGTGTTTATCGGATTCATGACATGGTTGAGAAACCCACAAGGGAAGATTCGCCTTCCGACCTTGCCATTGTTGGCCGCTACATCCTCACTCCAGACATTTTCCCCATTCTCGACACGACACCGCCAGACGCGCAAGGTGAAATCCAGTTGACCGACGCACTCCGACAACTGCTGACCGGCCGGCCGATCTACGCATGCGAAATCGACGGCGTTCGCCACGACACCGGTAGCAAACTTGGCTTTCTCCGGGCAACCGCCTACTTCGCGCTCAAGCACCCTGACTTGTCGGACACCTTTCGCGAATATCTCTGCAAGGTCGGCGTCAACAGGCCTGCCGGCAACTGA
- the serS gene encoding serine--tRNA ligase: protein MLDPAIVRDHLDEVEKGLTERGATNLKADLATIKELDTRRKAIIPNLEEARRERKELGARVALAKRAGESADDLLKKGRALSDGIHEQEKDLAAVEQERQKLLLRLPNFPHKSVPRGANEKANQEINRWGEVTRFDFTPKAHWDLGPELGILDFERATQMSGARFAVLLGVGAKLNRAIINFMLAVHTKEHGYVEVAPPFLVNEEALIGTGNLPRFEADLFKMAGNSNLYLVPTAEVPLANLHREEILDGRRLPLSYVAYTPCFRSEAGSYGKDVRGLIRQHQFEKIELFKFTTPDQSYREHETLTRHAEVILEKLGLPYRRMVLSTGDMGFAAAKTYDLEVWLPGQETYREISSCSNTEAFQARRAGIKFRPDGVGKAEFAHTLNGSGLAVGRTLIAVLENGQQADGSVVVPEALRPFMDGQEVIEPAR from the coding sequence ATGCTTGACCCAGCAATAGTTAGAGATCATCTCGACGAGGTTGAAAAGGGGCTCACTGAGCGAGGGGCTACTAATCTTAAGGCCGACCTCGCCACGATTAAGGAGCTCGATACTAGGCGCAAGGCGATCATTCCTAACCTCGAGGAGGCGCGTCGGGAGCGCAAGGAATTGGGCGCTAGGGTCGCTTTAGCCAAGAGGGCTGGTGAGTCGGCGGATGACTTGCTGAAGAAAGGCCGAGCCCTCTCCGACGGGATTCATGAGCAGGAGAAAGACCTCGCAGCTGTTGAACAGGAACGGCAGAAGCTCTTACTCCGGCTGCCAAATTTTCCGCACAAGAGCGTGCCGCGAGGTGCCAACGAGAAGGCAAATCAGGAAATCAACCGCTGGGGTGAAGTAACTCGCTTTGACTTCACGCCGAAAGCGCACTGGGACCTGGGTCCCGAATTGGGCATTCTCGATTTTGAGCGTGCTACGCAAATGTCTGGAGCTCGTTTTGCTGTGTTGCTTGGCGTGGGCGCAAAACTGAACCGCGCAATAATTAATTTCATGCTTGCAGTCCACACGAAGGAGCATGGATATGTTGAGGTAGCCCCACCGTTTCTTGTCAACGAAGAAGCTCTGATCGGCACCGGCAACTTGCCTAGGTTTGAAGCCGACCTGTTCAAAATGGCAGGGAACTCGAATCTTTACTTAGTACCAACCGCTGAGGTTCCACTTGCCAATCTTCACCGGGAGGAGATTCTGGATGGTCGAAGACTACCACTCAGCTACGTGGCCTACACGCCGTGCTTCCGTAGCGAGGCCGGTTCTTACGGCAAGGACGTAAGAGGCCTCATTCGACAGCACCAGTTTGAGAAAATTGAGCTGTTCAAGTTCACGACCCCTGACCAATCGTACAGAGAGCACGAAACACTAACCCGCCATGCGGAGGTCATCCTTGAGAAGCTCGGTCTACCGTATCGACGGATGGTTCTGAGCACCGGTGATATGGGTTTTGCCGCGGCGAAGACATATGACCTTGAGGTGTGGTTACCTGGACAGGAAACCTATCGTGAGATCTCTTCATGTAGTAACACAGAAGCGTTCCAGGCCAGACGTGCAGGGATCAAGTTCCGTCCCGACGGCGTGGGTAAAGCTGAGTTCGCCCACACTCTTAATGGCTCCGGACTTGCCGTTGGTCGTACCCTCATTGCTGTGCTGGAAAATGGCCAACAGGCGGACGGTTCGGTCGTCGTGCCCGAAGCGCTCCGACCGTTCATGGACGGGCAGGAGGTCATCGAACCCGCACGCTAG